Part of the Verrucomicrobiota bacterium genome is shown below.
AATAGGGCGTTTTTGACAGGCGATTTCTATGCCTTTCAGGAGTTTCGTACGGTCAAATTTCTCACGGCGACCATCCCTTTTTACGACAAAGAGGGCATCCTTTTCCACCTGCTCATAAGTCGTGTAGCGGTGGGCGCAATTCAGGCATTCACGCCGACGCCTGATGACATCACCTTCACGTGATGTTCTTGAATCAATGACTTTATCGTCTTGGCAACCGCATTTCGGACACTTCATTAAGTACCTACAATATTTAGTGTTAGGGATAACGGTTAACACAAGGAATAGACTTGTCAATGATGATATTCAAATTCGCTCTATTAATAAAAATATTTCCGAGTCAGACACCCACAAGATATAGGGGGTAGGGATCAAGCTGAGCAGATATAAAAAAAGGATATTTCGCCTTATTTGACGAAATATCCTGTGCGGGAAATTAAAAACGATGAAAGAAATTTAGGGGATAAACTTCCCCTCATTAAGGATCAACTCTGTCGAGCCTTGGTCACCCCAACCGGAAGATTCTAGGTTGAACCTGATTTTCTTCGCCCCATCCGGGATTTTTAGAGTGACCTCATCCAGAGATTCTCCTGAGCCTTCCGCTACAGTCATGCGTGCAATCGGGATGCGAAAAACTTCCTTTTCATCGATATAAACGACAAATACACTCTGTTGATTAATAGGAGTCCCCGGTAGGGTATAGTGGTATGCG
Proteins encoded:
- the nrdR gene encoding transcriptional regulator NrdR, with translation MKCPKCGCQDDKVIDSRTSREGDVIRRRRECLNCAHRYTTYEQVEKDALFVVKRDGRREKFDRTKLLKGIEIACQKRPISLEQIEILVNEIHDEISHDHEREIPSTAVGELLMRKLRKLDEVAYVRFASVYRSFRDINEFISEVNNLSQPVVGTAK